A single window of Anomaloglossus baeobatrachus isolate aAnoBae1 chromosome 9, aAnoBae1.hap1, whole genome shotgun sequence DNA harbors:
- the LOC142251811 gene encoding olfactory receptor 5AR1-like yields the protein MNAANATVVTYFIIRGISDILLLQVLAFILVLMIYIVILVGNMTIFLVVCLEPQLHTPMYFFLCNLSILDMFSSTVTLHKILGSFISGDTTVSAHACVSQMFIFISLVGNELMMLTAMSYDRYVAVCNPLHYSSVMGPGLCAFLATICWLFGFLESTPLFILIYRFSCYKSNVINHFFCDIVPIMNLTCSDTSLTNLLIFTCGLFLSIFPFLFTFIPYIYIIAAVRKIRSISGKIKAFYTCSSHLTVVLLLYVTLICQYMRPVTMESLESSKLFSLFNTAAVPVLNPLIYSLKNQDVKSALKHLRHRIGTKLRKDF from the coding sequence ATGAATGCCGCAAATGCAACAGTCGTGACCTACTTCATTATTAGAGGGATCTCTGATATTCTCCTGCTCCAAGTTCTGGCCTTTATTCTAGTTCTAATGATTTATATAGTCATCCTTGTTGGTAATATGACCATATTTCTGGTCGTCTGCCTGGAGCCCCAGCTCCATACTCCCATGTACTTCTTCTTGTGTAACCTGTCCATCTTGGACATGTTCTCCAGCACGGTCACTCTTCATAAGATCCTTGGTAGCTTTATATCAGGGGATACCACCGTCTCCGCTCATGCGTGTGTATCCCAAATGTTCATCTTCATATCTCTGGTGGGCAATGAGCTGATGATGTTGACCGCCATGAGTTATGATCGCTACGTCGCCGTCTGTAACCCATTGCATTATTCTTCTGTCATGGGCCCGGGCCTTTGTGCCTTTTTGGCTACCATCTGTTGGCTTTTTGGCTTTCTGGAATCGACTCCTCTTTTTATCTTAATATATAGATTTTCTTGTTATAAGTCGAACGTTATTAACCATTTCTTCTGCGACATCGTTCCCATCATGAATCTTACATGCAGCGACACTTCATTGACGAATCTCTTAATTTTTACCTGTGGACTTTTCCTTTCCATTTTTCCCTTTCTGTTCACATTCATTCCGTATATCTATATTATCGCTGCAGTCCGAAAAATCCGATCCATTTCCGGAAAGATTAAAGCTTTCTACACCTGCTCTTCGCACCTTACAGTGGTCctcctcctctatgtgacccttatCTGTCAGTACATGCGGCCAGTTACAATGGAAAGTTTGGAATCCAGTAAGCTTTTCTCTCTTTTTAACACGGCTGCCGTCCCCGTGCTTAACCCCTTGATCTACAGTCTGAAGAACCAAGATGTTAAATCTGCACTGAAACATCTGCGTCATCGGATCGGCACAAAATTGAGAAAGGATTTTTGA